The DNA region TTTTATGCTTGTGCCCAATTCCACTTTCGGCTTTTGGTTTGCAGAAGAAATATCTTTAACCCTTAAGTACAATTTTTTGCCCAAAGCGCCACCGGGGTGGTATTTGGCAAAATCGTTGCTTGAAAATCCGCGTAAATCCAACAAACACATCGCCAATGCATCGCCAATAACCAATTGAGCAGTCGTGCTGGTGGTCGGTGCCAAATTGTTGGGGCAGGCCTCTTTTTCAACGTAAGCGTTCAAAATATAATCGGCGTGCTGACCTAAAAACGAATCTTTATTTCCGGTTATGGCAATCAGTTTATTGTGAACCCGCTTTATAAGTGGCACCACCACTTTAATTTCGGGGGTATTGCCACTTTTCGAAAGGCAAATCACTACATCGTCATTTTGGATGAGTCCCAAGTCGCCGTGAATAGCGTCGGCTGCATGCATAAAAATGGCGGGGGTACCAGTAGAATTTAAGGTAGCCACAATCTTGTTGCCAATAATAGCACTTTTTCCAATTCCCGTAATAATCACACGACCTTTGGCGTTGTATATTAGTTTTACGGCTTCGGCAAAATCGTCTGTTATTAAGCTAGATAGGTTTAAAACGGCTTGGGCTTCCATTTCGATAGTTTGTTTGGCCCGGCCTAGAATAGCATTTTTGTCTTTCAAATTTTGTTATTTTTAGGTTGATGTTTAAAGAATTTATTATCTTTAAATGATAATCAAAATTGAAAATTGTTGTAATTTGGATTTTCGTTACAAAACTAACGAAAAAAATATGAGGGTTCTTCAAATGCTATATTAAATTCAATGATTCGGATTTAATGATTTATAGTTATTTTTAATTTAGTTAAATTTTAATTCAGTTCATGTCAATAACAAAAACCGACTTGCAGGACGCCCTAAAAAAATATTTTGGGTTTGGCAAGTTTAAAGGACTTCAAGAAAATGTTATAGATAGTCTCTTATCAGGAAATCATACGTTTGTAATTATGCCCACTGGCGGCGGTAAATCGCTATGTTATCAGTTGCCCGCTTTAATGAGCGAAGGCACGGCCATTGTGGTCTCTCCATTAATTGCGTTGATGAAAAATCAAGTGGATGCCATTAGAGGTGTTTCAAAAGAAGATGGCGTGGCTCACGTATTGAATTCGTCTTTGAATAAAACGGAAGTAAAAAGAGTAAAACAGGATATTGTTGACGGAACCACCAAGTTGCTTTACGTAGCGCCAGAATCGTTGACCAAAGAAGAAAATGTTGAATTCTTAAAAACGGTGAAAATATCGTTTTTGGCCATTGACGAAGCGCACTGTATTAGCGAATGGGGACATGATTTTAGACCAGAGTACCGTAACCTTAGAAACATCATTGGCCGTATTGGGGAAAATATTCCTATTATTGGTTTAACCGCTACGGCAACCCCGAAAGTTCAGGAGGATATAATTAAAAACTTAGGTATTACGGGAGCGAAAACTTTTAAAGCTTCCTTTAACCGCCCTAATTTATATTACGAAGTACGACCAAAAACTAAAAATGTAGATGTCGATATCATTCGTTTCATAAAACAAAACGAAGGAAAATCGGGCATTGTTTACTGTTTAAGTAGAAAGCGGGTTGAAGAGTTGGCGCAAGTACTTCAAGTAAATGGCATCAAAGCGGTGCCTTATCATGCTGGGCTCGATGCCAAATCGCGTTCGCTTTACCAAGA from Tamlana crocina includes:
- a CDS encoding KpsF/GutQ family sugar-phosphate isomerase, whose product is MKDKNAILGRAKQTIEMEAQAVLNLSSLITDDFAEAVKLIYNAKGRVIITGIGKSAIIGNKIVATLNSTGTPAIFMHAADAIHGDLGLIQNDDVVICLSKSGNTPEIKVVVPLIKRVHNKLIAITGNKDSFLGQHADYILNAYVEKEACPNNLAPTTSTTAQLVIGDALAMCLLDLRGFSSNDFAKYHPGGALGKKLYLRVKDISSANQKPKVELGTSIKDVIVEITEKMLGVTAVVENDKIIGIITDGDLRRMLTKADDFSKLTAKDIMSENPKRIESKLMAIDAIELMETHEISQLLVEEDGKYAGVVHLHDLIKEGII